In a single window of the Nocardioides sp. L-11A genome:
- a CDS encoding response regulator transcription factor — MTITVVLADDQEMVRTGFAMILGAQDDIEVVAECGDGVTAVEAIRRLRPDVALLDIRMPRLTGLDVAAQVGTLTNVVVVTTFGHDEYVDQALAAGAYGFLLKDAGPALLVAAVRAAAAGDALISPELTVPLLERTRGRSRRTGRALPELSARELDVVRLVARGRTNAEICAELHIALGTVKAHLTSIQQRLDARNRVEVAARAWESGLMDDEPA, encoded by the coding sequence ATGACGATCACCGTGGTGCTGGCCGACGACCAGGAGATGGTCCGCACCGGCTTCGCGATGATCCTCGGCGCCCAGGACGACATCGAGGTGGTCGCCGAGTGCGGCGACGGCGTCACCGCGGTCGAGGCGATCCGGCGCCTGCGGCCCGACGTCGCGCTGCTCGACATCCGGATGCCGCGGCTCACCGGGCTCGACGTCGCCGCGCAGGTCGGCACGCTGACCAATGTGGTCGTCGTGACGACCTTCGGCCACGACGAGTACGTCGACCAGGCCCTCGCCGCCGGTGCCTACGGCTTCCTGCTCAAGGACGCCGGCCCCGCCCTGCTCGTCGCGGCCGTCCGTGCCGCTGCCGCCGGCGACGCGCTGATCAGCCCGGAGCTGACCGTGCCGCTGCTGGAGCGCACCCGCGGCCGCTCCCGACGTACCGGACGGGCACTGCCGGAGCTGAGCGCCCGCGAGCTGGATGTCGTCCGGCTGGTCGCGCGCGGGCGGACGAATGCCGAGATCTGTGCCGAGCTGCACATCGCGCTCGGCACGGTCAAGGCGCACCTGACGAGCATCCAGCAGCGCCTCGACGCCCGCAACCGGGTCGAGGTCGCCGCCCGGGCCTGGGAGTCGGGGTTGATGGACGACGAGCCGGCCTGA